GACTTGAGCAACCGAAATTTAGAAGAAATACCAAGTACTATTGGAAACTTGGTATCATGCATAAATTTAGATTTAGAAGGAAATAACTTGGTTAGTCTGCCAGACGAAACATGCTTGTTAACATCGCTAAAGGTCTTGAATGCCAAAAAAAATAAGTTGAGTTCACTTCCTACTAACATAGGTGACTTAGAACGACTGGAAGAACTATATTTGCAAGAGAATAACTTGTTTCGTTATCCTTTACCACCGTCTATCGGCAAATTAAGCAACTTATCAAAACTGTACTTATCTTTCAATCATTTGGAAGAGCTTCCCCCAGAAATCAAAACTCTAAGTTCATTGTCTATATTGGATTTGAGCGACAATAATTTCAAACACCTACCTAAAGAGTTCTGCGATCTGACATCATTAGAAATCTGTAATTTAAGCAACAACAAGCTTCAATCTTTACCCCCTGGCATCGGTGTGCTCACTAGACTAGACACTTTAAATCTTACCAAAAACAGCCTATCGGTTATCCCAGATGATATTGGAAAATGCAAACATTTGGTTTACTTCAACGTTAGCTTCAATTCTTTAAAAAAGATTCCTGATACTATCACTAATTTGACTAACTTAACTGAATTTAACGTTTCTGACAACCCGCACTTATCTGATTTACCCACCCTGGAAACTTTCGTTAACTTGTCTTATTTGGGAATCAGCAATTTAAAAGTATGTTTATAtccttatttaaattttatttgtcttGAACATTTAttagatttttcaaaattaatacctATTTATCTACATAAACCCCTTCTTATCATACATATGTTTACACATATTTTGCACATTATGGACTGTATTCTAATTATTCACCTCAAAATTttcgttattttaaatttattgcatCGTAACCTAAAATTTGCAACTTCCTCTCTTTCGCCCTAAAATCATACCTATTACCTGACATAATCTTCCGCATCAGATTACGACTATACATGGCTTGCAGAATTTGAAAAACTTGGTAGAGTTTGATTTTCGTGATAGCCCTTTATTCAATCATCTTCCTCAAAGTTTGTATACTCTCACAAGCCTTCAATACCTGGACATCCACAACAGAAAAATGTCGGAGATAGAACAAGGTATAGGTAATCTGGTATCACTAAAAACTTTGGATCTTCGGCAGAACGAGTTAGGAACAAAATCTATACCACAAGAAATAGGTCGGTTAAAATTGTTGGAAAAACTTTTCTTGGGCCAGAATCACCTAACCGAAATCGATCCAGTATTCGGGGATCTGACATCGTTAGTTTACCTTGATTTAAGTAATAACTCGATTCAAGAACTGCCTGAGACTATCAGAAATCTAGTTAACCTGAAGAGGCTTAATTTAAGCGGAAACCAACTGACGAGAATACCAAAAGGGGTTGGAAATTTGACGTCATTAACTCAATTAGATTTGAAAAATAACCAAATAGGCGTTCTTCCTGATGAATTAGGTTGCTTGACTAATCTAGCAAAGTTTGATTGTTCTCACAATCTACTCTACGAATTGCCCTACAAGCTAGGAGATTTGGCTGGCACACTTCAGCAATTTAACTATGACCATAACCCCTTTGTTTTACCACCAAAAGATGTTCTTTCTAAGGATGCTTACACCGTTCTCAAATGGCTTAAAGACAATGCAAAGACAAAGAAGAAAGTCACTGGATTAACAATCAAATAAAAACTAATTTCTCATATTTATCTCTTCTAACCCACTTCTTCATTTCTGTTTGTTAAACTTTATTTCCTGTTGCTGCGGTTTTTGTCCTACTGCTGGTTattttgaacgaggtgttatattTTATAATCATACAACCATTTGTATGCGCTATCTTCTTAATGTATACACTATACACTGTGCATaccctatttttcaacaacatTTGCTGTCATAAATCGCGAAATTTGTTCGTCTTTAGTGATTGGATAGAGATGCCTTTCATGTGGGTTCTCTTTGGTTGAGTAACATTTTCACATTATCTAAATTCTTGTTCTAACAAATTAGTGTTAATCGAATTTATGTGTTCTTTTAGAGTCCTATAGCTAGCACCGCTTGTGTTGATTGGTCTTAACCACGAACGTTTTGGATACAGTAAAAATGACTATCCATCCGGGATAAGTAAAATTGAAAATCAGAGTAACTGTTCAACGACCTGGAATTGAAAAGATTAAACAATTAAATATGCAAAAAAACTAATCATCAGAATTTTATGCAATATCAGAAAATTGGATGGAAGCTTAAGTTAAATATAAAAGGCACTTTTTGATACTAATAAGATCATACAGTCAAGCAGCCTGGAATGTATAAATACACCTCTCTACTGCGTATATTTAAATTTTGCTTTTTAGTTAAGATTAATGATGTAAACAAAGCACACGCAACACCAACTAAGCTAGTTGAATCAGATGAATTTACAAGCTGAAAGAGTCAAtactaaaatttagaaaaataggTTTATTGAAGGGTGTGGATACATAACGAAAAAGGCTAAAAGTTAGACAATAACGATGGTACCACAGACCACTGCAAGTACGTGCCATGATAGAAATGACAGTACTAACAGAATGTTGCGGCAGTCGTCTACCAGCTGCTGATGTATAAACGAATTAAAAGGGGCTATATCGAGTTTAAATAATTATTGTATTtataaggcaaaaaaaaaatcagcacaccATCAGCTGAGATTTCCCCTTGGTTTTGATTCGTTTGGCAGCATCATGCGAAATGATTTGCTTGAGCTGAGAAAAATAATGAGGTGCAATTTCAAGAAGCCAATTTGGTTGGATTTGACTAACTATTTTGGCAAACTCTTTGGTAGTAAATACGAGTTCATGATAAACAATCCAATTAAAAGGCTTTTCAGATTGAAACAAAGAGCTGGTAGGATGAAGGTAAATTTGTTGACGGGTCTTCCAAGTTTGATAGCTTCCATTTTTTTGAAGCTGAGCACTATGGTAAAAGTACCCAGATAAGATACATTTTCTCAAACATTCGGTGTCCTCAGAATTGGAACTGAAAGAGATTTCGACGCGATCCATGAGTGCAACAAGCTGCTCACGAACATCACGAACCTTTTTAAGTGTTTTATACTGAATAAAGTTTTCATAACACCACTGATTGCTATAGCCGGTATCTACCCACTCTTTGTAAATATAGATCAGGGTCAAGTGGTCGCCACTGGGTTGATGGAGAGCATGATGGGCATGATCTGCATGAAGGGCTTTGTCCTTAGGGCGATAAAATAAGTTATTGGCGCCGACGCTGAGCATAGCACTTAAAGTGATCATCTCGTCACTACAACCATACTTTTCGGATTGAAGGATCATTTTGGATAGCATAGGATCAAGAGGTAGTtccgccattcgacgaccaagttTAGTAAGCTCGCCTCGATCGTTGAGAGCACCTAATGCATAGAGTTGTTCTAAAGCCCGCATAAGAGTTTCAGCAGGAGGCCTATCCATAAAGTCAAAGTGAACTAGGTCGTGAATGCCAAGAGATTTTAGAAGTAACACAACATTACATAAATTGGTTCGTTGAATTTCTGGAATGGTGGAGTCTTCTAATTCATTTTCGAATGCATACTTGGTAAAAAGTCGAAAGCATATACCAGGACCAGTGCGACCTGCTCGCCCTGCCCGTTGCTGGGCACTTGCACGACTAATAGGAGTTACTGTCAAGCTATGCATACCAGAACGTGGATTAAACGTATTTTGCTTACAAAATCCAGAGTCGATAACGTACGAAATGCCATCTATCGTCACCGAAGTTTCAGCAATATTCGTAGCAAAAATTACTTTCCGCGCATTTAGGGGCGTAGGGTCAAAAATACGTGCCTGTTGCTCAGATGGGAGAGAGGCATAAATTTTGCAAATAATCAATTCTGGTAGGGACGCTGGAAGCACGCGTAACCGCTGTTCAAGCAGTTCGCATGCCGTATCTACCTCCTCTTGACCTGTTAAGAAAACCAAAATATCACCTCCCGGGGGCTGGTTTGAATTACGAGTAGACAAATTAGAGCGATCTAATATGTTTTGGTCATTTTTAGAAGTGTCTTCTTCACCTTGATTTTTCAAGGGCCCAAGGGGTTGTGTCCAATGAATCTGCAATACCGTTGTTACTGCGGCATCTACATAGTCAGACTCGGGTGCCTTAGTATAGCAAATGTCTACTGGGAACCTACGTCCTGGAATTTTAAAAACAGGTGCATAATCAAAATAGTCACTAAACTTCTGCGCATCCAGAGTCGCAGATGAAACTATGAGTTTAAGTTCAGGACGAAATCGTGCAATGTCCTTCAATAGGCCAAACAAGACGTCCGTATTCAGTGTTCTTTCGTGAGCTTCATCGATAATCATCACAGAATAACTCGATAAATCTGGTTCGGTCAAAAATTCTCGTAGCAGCATACCATCTGTCATGTACTTGATTTTTGTTTGGTCACTTGTCGCATCTTCAAAACGAATGCTATATCCTACTTCCTCACCAAGTCTCACGTTCATTTCTTTTGCCACGCGTACTGCCACACTCATCGCTGCAACACGGCGTGGTTGAGTACACCCTATTTTGCCACGGAGGTGATAGCCAGCTTCATACAAGTATTGAGGCAGCTGAGTCGTTTTTCCACTTCCTGTCTCTCCAACCACCACCAGAATTTGATAGGAATCGATTGCCCGTAAAATTTGATCCCTAAAGGCAAATACTGGCAACGACTCGCGAACTCGGCGCAGAGACTGCCATTCCGCATTCACCGTTCCACTTTCCTGATCTGTACTCCTCTTGATATCCATTTTGGTCAAATTTGCATCTTTTCCTCTGTAATTATACCCTGGAAGTTGTTCCTGAGCAGAAAAGTCAATAGGATCGAAGACTAGATCATACTTGGAACGCGCTGTCGACGACCCCTGTTTTGTGTCTGTTGATGCAAAGTAGCTAGCTTTTTTCATCTGCTCTTCTTCCCATATCTGTCCTTCAGCTTTCATATATCCCTCATTTGTGTTGTCTCTCATTTCTCTATCCACAGCCCATCGCCTTGGCCTTGATGGATCGGTAGATGCTGAAAATGACGTTTTAAAGTACTCTTCTCGTTTCTTCAGATCCAGTTTTCCATCCTCGGTCAATAATTGATGTGTCGGCACTTGGTAAGACAGACCCTGCATCTGCTCATATGTCTGATCTAAAGTTCGCATACGTTGCTtagaaaactgaagaatttccaTATCCAATTCATGCAGCCTTTTCTCAGTCACTGTCAAAGACTGTGAACGAAACAATTCATCCTCTGCCTTTAAAACCCTTTCTGACTCTAACAGCTTTTTCTCACTACGCTCCTCTAAATACGCGCGGCGCGATAGCACTCGACTTCTAGATATAGATGCCGTTGCATCCAATAATGGTTCTGAAGCATTACCCTTATCAGAAGATTGATCTTTCTCTTTGTCCTGTGTCAGTTCTTCCTTCTCTTGGTTCGCCTTCAACTCATCGTTGCTCGTTTCTACAGCCCATTTTTTTGTCTGAAGCTCATCCTTTTTCTTCAGTCTCTCCTCGTATTCCTTCTTTTCTCTCTGATCCTTTTCGTATGCAGTTTCTTctatatcttcatcatcattcagcATTTGAGATATGTTCCTCTTTCTTAGATAACGTTCTTTCTTACCTGCTACTTCTTTTTTGAAAAGCGTGCTGCTCACTGCATCTTCATTCTCACCTGGTACCGCTTCCTCTCCCAGTGTAAAAACAGCTGTCTTCGAAGGACTGGATATTTGGCTACTGCTCTGCGCTTCTGATAGGCCAAAGCTAGATTTACCTATTTTTTCATATAGCTCTCGGGCAAATTGTCTCACTTTTTCTGGTACACTACACAAGCCATCTAACTCGTTCAACATAACAGATTCAAACTCATATGAGCTTGATGTGCGACGACCTAATACATAAAACCACAAAATCAGCCTCTAAATGGAAATATTTGATTTAATATTCAAGTATGAAAATAGCTAGATAATAACTTCTAGAGAAATTTTTAGCTGCTGCTTGTTACTCTCACAACTTTTGTACTACACTTTAAACATTGAACTAGCACTAACCACATAGTTGGTTTGAACCAATGCAAAGAAATATCTCTTAAAAAAACGTACCTAAATGGATCATATATGAAACCATTGAACCTTCCGCATAGCCAAGTATATTATATAATTGGTCTGTGACCCAATTAGATAAGGATGCATCATCACccataaacaagaaagaaattcagCTATAacaccaaataaaaaaataattatcattCACTTACTAATAAAAGTTATTTGATCGAAAAATTCTAACTACACCATATATGAAACCACGTAGGCTCTATACTATGGTCTGCCTTACATAGGGGTATTTTGaacggagaaagtttgtgattgcctAAATGTAATACACAAAACAATTAGTAGGGAAATTTAATCTGTTTGTCATTTTGCAGAACCGGGAAATTTCATGATTTAACACAGCCTATCTCTGTCACATCGACAGAAACATGATAGAATCAAAGAATAGCACTGAATTACCGAATGGCGTATAACGCTTGCTTTCCTTTGTTTTTGAGCCGTCTGATAAGTGAAATAGTATAAGAATAAATTCTAAATCACCTTTTCAGAGCTTTTTAATGATGAAAATCAAACCTTGAGTTTAGATACAAATGGAAAGCATATTTTCTTAATTATATTATGTAAAGTAGGGATATCAAAAATGGATTTTTGCAGGACATTATGATACTAGTTCTAAATTTTTTTAGCCAAAATGATTACCGATAGAAAGATATGGTAAAGGCATCGGCTATAAAGATTTTTAAATGTCGTgggatatttatttttttaaattcattcaatcAGATAAAGGTTCCATTTGTTATTACTGTCAATGATATGTGTGTATCATTTGTATGAACACCGGAAGACACAGATATAGTTATGGTAGGAACAAGCACTATtaaatcattatttttacagatttatAAGGATTTGATCGCATGGCCATTGATAATTATAAATTTGAGGAGATTTGAACTGAATTAATACAAAGTTCATGATTATAAATTTTTAGCACTTAAAACGTTCTTTATTTGTATACATAATCTCGGCATTATGACCTATATATCTTTTTGTGCTATCCAATTGTAACACTAATGATTTCCGGCTTCGCTAATTTTTAGATTCGTAGAAATACGCGTTTGAGAAGagaatatctttatagaaaaagtTTAATTGGCTTAGAGCGAGATCAATATCTTAAAAAGAAAGCAATTAGCGATGCTCTGAATAAAGGTCAACCTCTTTCGAAGGATTTACGTAAAGATGCCGCTTCAATTTTAGATGAAATGGAATATGAAGGCGATGTCAAGGAGGCCATGAATCCTCCAACAGACGCTTCAGACAGATTTCCGAAAGTTAGTGATACCTCCCTAGCAATGGATAGTGAATATGCACTAGCTGGTATTTCCGACCCACAAGTTTTGATCACAACAAGCCTGAAACCATCCTCTAAGCTATTGACATTTGCTAAAGAACTCAAACTTGTTATTCCTAATAGTGTTCGCATCAACCGTGGCAATCATCCATTAAAGGAGCTTGTAGAGGCCTGTAGACAACATCAAGCTACAGATTTAATTTTAGTTCATGAAACTCGTGGCAACCCAGATGGCCTAATTATTTGCCACATGCCCTATGGACCAACCTGCTATTTTTCATTATTCAACGTAATACAACGCCATGACATTGACAACGTTGCACCTATGAGTCTCCAGACACCTCACTTAATTTTTGATCAATTTGAGACTAAGTTAGGCCAACGCGTCACAACCATCTTAAAGCATTTATTTCCACCTGCCAAAGATGATAGCACTCGTGTCATCACTTTTGCTAATCACAATGACTTTATATCTTTTCGACAccatatttggaagaaaagcggaaaGGATATTCAACTAATTGAAGTTGGACCTCGATTCGAGCTGCAATTGTATCATATCAAGCTAGGTACACTAGAAATGAAAGATGCCGAAAGTGAATGGGTTTGGAGGCCTTATATAAACACAGCTAGAAAAACGAATGTCTTGTAGATGTTTTTTATACATGTCTCATCTACAATAAAGGTTTGCCTATATAGGAGCTGCAAGCGCCGGTACATTTGCCAAAACACCCTAACAAGTACCCTCAACTCTGTCTTCAATTCCAAGCGTTCTTATCTAGATTTAATAGGATTTGCGTCTAATTATACAATTATGCCAGCAGGTTTCACGTGGTCGCCTATCACTCTTTCTACCGATTTCAGTATTTTTACTCATCATAGCTGCATCTCTGGATTTATATTTATCATAGTGAATACACTTATGTGAATTACATAAAAATTCTTAGAGTTACATTGACTGCTTCTCGTTAATGCGTAGGTTTTTTTATTCTGCAATAGGGGTTTAATTCTATCATACTATTACAAAGCTGAGCGATAGTTATTTATAGATAGAAAAATTCGAACATGCTTAGAGATTAGAGGTCTTGATGTAAATCGGCGATTGAAAGGAGACAA
The Schistocerca gregaria isolate iqSchGreg1 unplaced genomic scaffold, iqSchGreg1.2 ptg000818l, whole genome shotgun sequence genome window above contains:
- the LOC126322596 gene encoding brix domain-containing protein ZK795.3-like, with product MIRRNTRLRREYLYRKSLIGLERDQYLKKKAISDALNKGQPLSKDLRKDAASILDEMEYEGDVKEAMNPPTDASDRFPKVSDTSLAMDSEYALAGISDPQVLITTSLKPSSKLLTFAKELKLVIPNSVRINRGNHPLKELVEACRQHQATDLILVHETRGNPDGLIICHMPYGPTCYFSLFNVIQRHDIDNVAPMSLQTPHLIFDQFETKLGQRVTTILKHLFPPAKDDSTRVITFANHNDFISFRHHIWKKSGKDIQLIEVGPRFELQLYHIKLGTLEMKDAESEWVWRPYINTARKTNVL
- the LOC126322528 gene encoding uncharacterized protein LOC126322528, with protein sequence MGDDASLSNWVTDQLYNILGYAEGSMVSYMIHLGRRTSSSYEFESVMLNELDGLCSVPEKVRQFARELYEKIGKSSFGLSEAQSSSQISSPSKTAVFTLGEEAVPGENEDAVSSTLFKKEVAGKKERYLRKRNISQMLNDDEDIEETAYEKDQREKKEYEERLKKKDELQTKKWAVETSNDELKANQEKEELTQDKEKDQSSDKGNASEPLLDATASISRSRVLSRRAYLEERSEKKLLESERVLKAEDELFRSQSLTVTEKRLHELDMEILQFSKQRMRTLDQTYEQMQGLSYQVPTHQLLTEDGKLDLKKREEYFKTSFSASTDPSRPRRWAVDREMRDNTNEGYMKAEGQIWEEEQMKKASYFASTDTKQGSSTARSKYDLVFDPIDFSAQEQLPGYNYRGKDANLTKMDIKRSTDQESGTVNAEWQSLRRVRESLPVFAFRDQILRAIDSYQILVVVGETGSGKTTQLPQYLYEAGYHLRGKIGCTQPRRVAAMSVAVRVAKEMNVRLGEEVGYSIRFEDATSDQTKIKYMTDGMLLREFLTEPDLSSYSVMIIDEAHERTLNTDVLFGLLKDIARFRPELKLIVSSATLDAQKFSDYFDYAPVFKIPGRRFPVDICYTKAPESDYVDAAVTTVLQIHWTQPLGPLKNQGEEDTSKNDQNILDRSNLSTRNSNQPPGGDILVFLTGQEEVDTACELLEQRLRVLPASLPELIICKIYASLPSEQQARIFDPTPLNARKVIFATNIAETSVTIDGISYVIDSGFCKQNTFNPRSGMHSLTVTPISRASAQQRAGRAGRTGPGICFRLFTKYAFENELEDSTIPEIQRTNLCNVVLLLKSLGIHDLVHFDFMDRPPAETLMRALEQLYALGALNDRGELTKLGRRMAELPLDPMLSKMILQSEKYGCSDEMITLSAMLSVGANNLFYRPKDKALHADHAHHALHQPSGDHLTLIYIYKEWVDTGYSNQWCYENFIQYKTLKKVRDVREQLVALMDRVEISFSSNSEDTECLRKCILSGYFYHSAQLQKNGSYQTWKTRQQIYLHPTSSLFQSEKPFNWIVYHELVFTTKEFAKIVSQIQPNWLLEIAPHYFSQLKQIISHDAAKRIKTKGKSQLMVC
- the LOC126322544 gene encoding leucine-rich repeat protein lrrA-like, whose protein sequence is MGQNLSTQLRSKKSRKLLNLDLSNRNLEEIPSTIGNLVSCINLDLEGNNLVSLPDETCLLTSLKVLNAKKNKLSSLPTNIGDLERLEELYLQENNLFRYPLPPSIGKLSNLSKLYLSFNHLEELPPEIKTLSSLSILDLSDNNFKHLPKEFCDLTSLEICNLSNNKLQSLPPGIGVLTRLDTLNLTKNSLSVIPDDIGKCKHLVYFNVSFNSLKKIPDTITNLTNLTEFNVSDNPHLSDLPTLETFVNLSYLGISNLKITTIHGLQNLKNLVEFDFRDSPLFNHLPQSLYTLTSLQYLDIHNRKMSEIEQGIGNLVSLKTLDLRQNELGTKSIPQEIGRLKLLEKLFLGQNHLTEIDPVFGDLTSLVYLDLSNNSIQELPETIRNLVNLKRLNLSGNQLTRIPKGVGNLTSLTQLDLKNNQIGVLPDELGCLTNLAKFDCSHNLLYELPYKLGDLAGTLQQFNYDHNPFVLPPKDVLSKDAYTVLKWLKDNAKTKKKVTGLTIK